A stretch of DNA from Pasteurellaceae bacterium RH1A:
ACCTAAAAGACTATAAAATTCGCACAGGACAGAAATTAAAAGTCCGTTAATGGTCAGGTCAAAACTGTGGTATCATAGCCACAGTTTTTCATCTTTATAAAACAGTATGAATATTCGATTAACTCTTATTTTACTGCTGATTGTCGCAAGCCTTGGGGGCTGGTATATCAGCCTGCAAAGCAATGACGATACAGGCCTTGAGAACCTGATCAAGAAAGAGGGCATGCCTGAATATGTGGGCGATAAGATGACCACCTCGGTTTATGATCTTAACGGCAAGCCCCAATATTTTGCTGAAGCCGAAGAAATTAAGCGTTTTGAAACTACCGAGCGCACCGAGTTTTTAAAACCTCTCTTAAACCTCTTTGATGCCCAAACTGCCCTTAAAGAATGGCAACTAACCGCAGACAAGGCAGAAATTACCAAGGAAAAATTGCTGCATTTGCAGGGCAATGTAAAATTGCAGGCCCTGACCCCAACCTCCCGCCTGCAAAAAATTGAAACCGATCACCTAACCGTTGATTTA
This window harbors:
- a CDS encoding LPS export ABC transporter periplasmic protein LptC gives rise to the protein MNIRLTLILLLIVASLGGWYISLQSNDDTGLENLIKKEGMPEYVGDKMTTSVYDLNGKPQYFAEAEEIKRFETTERTEFLKPLLNLFDAQTALKEWQLTADKAEITKEKLLHLQGNVKLQALTPTSRLQKIETDHLTVDLNSHDVYTDSVVKSEGMGFTTTGTGLTGNLKQQVATLQKDVKTFIEPTKIKQDDQAADAPTPTDK